Proteins encoded together in one bacterium window:
- a CDS encoding transglutaminase-like domain-containing protein yields the protein MKHLTKTVFFLSLILSPGLASLHADTVHTSWGGDTEMVYDTGFMHMLMKNPDGGVCLFNMDLIENDAPGSGQSEKGVYTDTIWGAFRARKILYLDDPRAYSAWIVVLPNYRSGKYPLRFTVNGNENQIPTWDITKNVEWYRWSEFPAQWLKKGKNVIELYCPEAQTEKEGWELQISRADEFIYGGGDPAHVGESSFKSFDGGKTWKQSPFGAEQKDRAEYGIRLSLDRFVRSGWLESPVIDLWKGDSDSFIVPLREIGKMTLTIDSEVPAGTRIEYYFRKGTNPQPFSDEWEPYQFIGSTPRLDFETGGADLNRRYVQFKAVLYSDDPLKSPIIKSARVTAELFERVPLHKNIHVVEYENPPIKYSSVNWEWEKWDRPEFKEIRERENLDEVIAGSRTQFDAQVKLLDDVTKRWRHSDPMPEFPGWDAKSILDRIDKAGAGGYCLHFNSVLGGLCMAYGWQARIVNCAIHEVVEVWNDEYGKWIFLDADYVNQYNYDAVTCEPLGMLELHKRYLDYFFPGQTLDWMNDMFDWKKLRENDLPPVKRGSLTQHKFYGGPMEGFTGLINAGFMRMVPRNNWYEKPYPVPLTHGYSGCLAWNGYINWYDNRTPPNRKYSWQTDRPRDMWPDLNKVHVDATTGFGNDRLFLRFETYTPNFSHYEVNVDDTGWKKVGDRWTWLLQSGRNTIAVRAVNKLGAKGKPSTCVINHADAPLADYMNYK from the coding sequence CGAAATGGTGTATGACACCGGGTTTATGCACATGCTCATGAAAAATCCTGATGGCGGCGTCTGTCTATTCAACATGGACCTCATCGAGAACGATGCTCCCGGTTCTGGACAGAGTGAAAAAGGAGTATACACCGATACCATCTGGGGCGCTTTCAGGGCACGAAAAATCCTGTATCTCGATGATCCGCGTGCATATTCGGCATGGATTGTCGTGCTCCCCAATTACCGGTCAGGAAAATATCCCCTCAGGTTCACGGTGAACGGGAACGAGAATCAGATTCCGACATGGGATATCACGAAAAATGTCGAATGGTATCGCTGGAGTGAATTTCCGGCACAGTGGCTTAAAAAGGGCAAGAATGTCATTGAGTTGTATTGCCCGGAGGCTCAAACCGAAAAAGAGGGATGGGAACTCCAGATATCACGGGCTGATGAATTCATTTACGGCGGGGGCGATCCGGCCCATGTCGGTGAATCATCCTTTAAATCCTTCGATGGTGGAAAAACATGGAAACAGAGCCCATTCGGAGCTGAACAGAAAGACAGGGCGGAGTACGGCATCCGTCTCAGCCTCGACCGATTTGTCCGCTCGGGATGGCTGGAAAGCCCTGTTATCGATCTCTGGAAAGGAGACTCGGACAGCTTTATCGTACCGCTCCGTGAGATCGGGAAAATGACACTGACCATCGATTCCGAAGTCCCCGCAGGAACCAGAATCGAGTATTATTTTCGAAAGGGAACAAACCCGCAGCCCTTCTCGGATGAATGGGAACCATACCAGTTCATCGGCAGTACTCCCCGTCTTGACTTTGAAACCGGTGGAGCCGATCTCAACAGACGGTATGTTCAGTTTAAGGCCGTTCTGTATTCGGACGATCCCCTGAAAAGCCCGATTATAAAATCAGCCCGGGTGACCGCTGAACTGTTCGAGCGCGTCCCACTCCATAAAAACATCCATGTAGTCGAATATGAGAATCCGCCTATTAAATATTCATCGGTGAACTGGGAATGGGAAAAATGGGACCGCCCCGAATTTAAAGAAATCAGGGAGCGTGAAAATCTCGATGAGGTCATTGCCGGAAGCAGAACGCAGTTCGATGCACAGGTGAAGCTTCTCGACGATGTTACAAAACGGTGGCGCCACTCCGACCCGATGCCCGAGTTTCCGGGATGGGATGCCAAGAGCATTCTCGACCGTATCGACAAGGCGGGCGCGGGCGGTTACTGCCTCCATTTCAACAGCGTTCTCGGCGGTCTCTGCATGGCGTACGGATGGCAGGCCCGGATTGTCAACTGCGCCATCCACGAAGTTGTCGAGGTCTGGAACGATGAATACGGCAAATGGATATTCCTCGACGCCGATTATGTGAATCAATACAATTACGATGCCGTGACCTGTGAACCGCTCGGTATGCTCGAGCTCCACAAACGTTACCTCGACTACTTTTTCCCGGGACAGACCCTCGACTGGATGAACGATATGTTCGACTGGAAAAAGCTCCGGGAAAACGATCTTCCCCCGGTCAAACGCGGCTCGCTCACCCAGCACAAGTTTTACGGCGGACCGATGGAGGGATTCACCGGTCTGATCAATGCGGGGTTCATGCGCATGGTGCCTCGAAACAACTGGTACGAGAAACCGTATCCGGTGCCCCTGACCCACGGGTACAGCGGCTGTCTGGCTTGGAACGGCTATATCAACTGGTACGACAACCGGACGCCGCCGAACCGTAAATACTCATGGCAGACCGACCGTCCCCGCGACATGTGGCCCGACCTCAACAAGGTGCACGTCGATGCGACAACGGGATTCGGCAACGACCGTCTCTTCCTGAGGTTTGAAACCTACACACCCAATTTCAGCCATTACGAGGTCAATGTTGACGACACCGGCTGGAAAAAGGTCGGCGACCGCTGGACATGGCTGCTCCAGTCCGGGAGGAACACTATTGCCGTACGTGCGGTCAATAAACTCGGCGCGAAAGGAAAGCCGTCAACGTGTGTAATCAATCATGCCGATGCGCCGCTTGCAGATTATATGAATTATAAATAG